In Mucilaginibacter celer, one DNA window encodes the following:
- the ychF gene encoding redox-regulated ATPase YchF, with the protein MGLQCGIVGLPNVGKSTLFNCLSNAKAQAANFPFCTIEPNVGVITVPDERLTKLTEIVNPKSIVPNTIEIVDIAGLVKGASKGEGLGNQFLGNIRATNAIIHVLRCFDNDNVIHVDGSVDPIRDKEIIDTELQLKDLESIEKKIQKVEKMAKTGGDKEAKKTFDVLTVYKNHMLAGKSARTAPVEEEDKEYVADLWLLTAKPVLYVCNVDEGSVNTGNAYVERVKEVVKEENAEVLIISAQIESEISQLETYEERQMFLDDLGLAESGVNKLIKAAYRLLNLATYFTAGVQEVRAWTITQGFTAPQAAGVIHTDFEKGFIRAEVIKYDDFVKFNGNEATIKENGKLGVEGKTYIVQDGDIMHFRFNV; encoded by the coding sequence ATGGGTTTACAATGTGGGATAGTAGGTTTGCCAAACGTAGGTAAATCAACACTTTTTAATTGCTTATCAAACGCTAAAGCACAGGCGGCTAACTTTCCGTTTTGTACTATTGAGCCAAACGTAGGCGTAATTACCGTGCCTGATGAGCGCTTAACCAAACTTACCGAAATAGTTAACCCTAAAAGCATAGTGCCCAACACTATCGAGATTGTGGATATTGCCGGCCTGGTTAAAGGTGCCAGCAAAGGTGAGGGTTTGGGTAACCAGTTTTTGGGTAACATCCGCGCTACTAACGCTATAATCCACGTATTACGTTGCTTTGATAATGATAATGTGATCCACGTTGATGGCTCGGTTGATCCGATCCGCGATAAAGAGATCATCGATACCGAATTGCAACTGAAAGATTTGGAATCGATAGAGAAAAAGATCCAGAAAGTTGAAAAGATGGCAAAAACCGGTGGTGACAAAGAGGCTAAAAAAACCTTTGATGTTTTAACCGTATATAAAAACCACATGCTTGCTGGTAAATCGGCCCGTACTGCACCTGTTGAAGAAGAGGATAAAGAATACGTAGCCGACCTTTGGTTGCTTACCGCCAAACCGGTACTTTACGTTTGTAACGTTGATGAAGGCTCGGTAAATACCGGCAATGCTTATGTTGAAAGAGTAAAAGAAGTTGTAAAAGAAGAAAACGCAGAAGTATTGATCATTTCAGCCCAGATTGAATCTGAAATTTCGCAGCTGGAAACCTACGAAGAGCGCCAGATGTTTCTGGATGACTTAGGTCTTGCCGAATCGGGTGTTAATAAATTAATCAAAGCAGCCTACAGGTTATTGAACCTGGCCACTTACTTTACCGCAGGTGTGCAGGAAGTACGTGCCTGGACTATTACCCAGGGCTTTACCGCGCCACAAGCTGCCGGTGTGATCCATACCGATTTTGAAAAAGGCTTTATCCGCGCCGAGGTAATTAAATACGATGATTTTGTGAAATTTAACGGTAATGAAGCTACCATAAAAGAAAACGGCAAGCTTGGCGTTGAAGGTAAAACCTATATTGTGCAGGATGGCGACATTATGCACTTCAGGTTTAACGTGTAA
- the mgtE gene encoding magnesium transporter encodes MEEMVEQVELLLEKQDDTQLQEYLNNLNISDVEELIGELPEHGPKFIETLSLNRSVNVFRILEFPVQERIIKKLSAQTLEDLINELPPDDRTALFSELHGDAVQKLIQKLSRENREEALKLLGYEEESVGRLMTPDYIAVKRTWDVSRVLSHIRRYGKNSETIDVIYVIDEHGVLLDDIRIREILLVKPETKVSELMDGRLISLSASDPQEEAINIFRMNNRTALPVVDNSDVLLGIVTVDDILWIANEEYTEDIQKIGGTEALDEPYLDINLFKLVKKRVGWLIILFLGEMLTATAMGYFGDEISKVVVLAYFIPLIISSGGNSGSQASTLIIQAMALGEVTITDWWRVMRRELLSGLMLGVCLGVIGFLRIAAWSMFSTIYGPHWMLVGFTVGASLIGIVLWGSLSGSMLPLLLKRLGADPATSSAPFVATLVDVTGLIIYFTIAVIFMHGILL; translated from the coding sequence ATGGAAGAAATGGTTGAGCAAGTAGAATTGTTGCTGGAAAAACAAGACGACACCCAATTACAGGAATATTTGAACAACCTCAACATATCGGATGTTGAAGAACTGATTGGCGAACTTCCTGAACATGGCCCCAAATTTATCGAAACCCTTTCGCTTAACCGTTCGGTTAATGTGTTCCGGATCCTCGAATTTCCGGTACAGGAGCGTATCATCAAAAAACTATCGGCCCAAACATTAGAGGATCTTATTAACGAGCTGCCTCCCGATGACCGCACAGCACTTTTCAGCGAACTGCATGGTGATGCTGTTCAAAAACTTATCCAGAAACTCTCGCGCGAAAACCGCGAGGAAGCTCTGAAGCTTTTAGGTTACGAAGAAGAAAGTGTTGGCCGGTTGATGACGCCGGATTATATCGCCGTTAAACGTACCTGGGATGTAAGCCGCGTACTTTCGCATATCCGCCGCTACGGCAAAAACTCCGAAACCATTGATGTTATTTATGTGATTGACGAGCACGGCGTACTGTTAGATGATATCCGGATTCGCGAGATCCTATTGGTAAAACCCGAAACCAAGGTAAGCGAGCTGATGGACGGACGCCTGATTTCCCTCAGCGCAAGCGATCCGCAGGAAGAAGCCATCAACATTTTCAGGATGAACAACCGTACCGCCCTCCCTGTAGTTGATAACAGTGATGTATTGCTGGGTATTGTAACCGTTGATGATATCCTCTGGATAGCCAACGAAGAATACACCGAAGACATCCAGAAAATTGGTGGTACAGAAGCATTAGATGAACCCTACCTGGATATCAACCTGTTTAAACTGGTAAAAAAACGCGTAGGCTGGCTCATCATTTTATTTTTGGGTGAGATGCTTACTGCCACAGCCATGGGTTATTTTGGCGATGAAATATCAAAAGTAGTGGTGCTGGCCTATTTTATTCCGTTGATTATCTCCAGCGGGGGCAACAGCGGCTCGCAGGCCTCCACGCTTATTATACAGGCCATGGCCCTTGGTGAAGTAACTATAACCGATTGGTGGCGGGTTATGCGCCGCGAGTTGCTTTCGGGCCTGATGCTTGGCGTATGCCTGGGCGTAATAGGCTTTTTACGCATAGCTGCCTGGAGCATGTTCAGCACTATTTACGGGCCGCATTGGATGCTGGTAGGTTTTACGGTTGGAGCATCGCTTATAGGTATTGTTTTATGGGGATCGCTATCCGGCTCGATGCTGCCGTTATTATTGAAAAGGCTTGGTGCCGACCCTGCCACTTCATCAGCCCCCTTTGTAGCCACCCTGGTTGACGTTACCGGTTTGATTATCTATTTTACCATCGCGGTAATATTTATGCATGGGATACTTTTATAA
- a CDS encoding DUF3276 family protein, with protein MGDFDNREREEVYSKKVRAGKRTYFFDVKATRSNDYYVTITESKKRLEDGVFVKHKIFLYKEDFEKFAEGLKDTIDYIKSNQEVVEKRYEYNENPEIARASADEDFSFEI; from the coding sequence ATGGGAGATTTTGACAATAGAGAGCGTGAAGAGGTTTATTCGAAGAAAGTGAGGGCTGGGAAGCGGACTTATTTTTTTGATGTAAAAGCAACCCGTTCAAACGATTACTATGTTACTATTACAGAGAGCAAAAAGCGTTTGGAAGACGGTGTGTTTGTAAAACATAAGATCTTTTTATACAAAGAAGATTTCGAAAAATTTGCCGAAGGTTTAAAAGATACTATCGACTATATCAAATCGAACCAGGAAGTAGTTGAAAAACGCTACGAATACAACGAAAATCCTGAAATTGCCCGTGCATCGGCCGATGAAGATTTCTCGTTCGAGATCTAA
- a CDS encoding ABC transporter ATP-binding protein: protein MKDLAYLNKFFYKYRWRLIPGVLFVIISNVFGVLPAQVIRVAFDLVTENIGAYQLFAGFNRQSFIYDIFGTSLFLFGTLVLVLALLRGLFLFFMRQTIILMSRHIEYDQKNEIYSHYQKLSLAFYRRHNTGDLMNRVTEDVSRVRMYLGPGIMYSINTVVLFIMVIYAMLTVNVQLAIFSVLPLPILAGVIYYVNSIINHRSEQIQERLSGLSSFVQENFSGIRVIKSYVREAYVRQNFAKESEDYKVHSMALAKVQALFFPTMLFLVGLANVITVYVGGVEVIKGNITAGNIAEFIVYLNMLSFPVISLGWVTSLVQRAAASQKRINEFLHTEPEIISPAGEKHQLSGHIRFEHVSFTYPDTGIEALKDVSFTVEPGQMLAIIGRTGSGKSTIANLVMRMYDTTGGQVLIDYRPVNTLPLENYRSQIGFVPQEVFLFSDTIANNIAFSADMLDMPVVEQAAKDAAVYNNIIELEQGFTTLIGERGVTLSGGQKQRVSIARAIFKHPQILIFDDCLSAVDTRTEEEILSNLGRVMQGKTSIIIAHRISTIKNADKILVMDNGQIVEQGNHDYLMQLKGTYFELYEKQLLEEEQDA, encoded by the coding sequence ATGAAAGACCTCGCGTACCTCAATAAATTCTTTTACAAATACCGTTGGCGGTTAATACCCGGCGTACTGTTTGTAATTATCTCCAACGTGTTTGGCGTACTGCCCGCACAGGTTATCCGTGTTGCGTTCGATCTGGTTACCGAAAATATTGGCGCTTACCAGCTTTTTGCCGGCTTTAACAGGCAAAGCTTTATTTATGATATTTTTGGCACCAGTTTGTTTTTGTTTGGCACGCTGGTATTGGTGTTGGCCCTGCTGCGGGGGCTGTTCCTGTTTTTTATGCGGCAAACTATCATCCTGATGTCGCGCCATATTGAGTACGATCAAAAAAACGAAATATACAGTCACTACCAGAAACTATCGCTCGCCTTTTACCGCCGCCATAACACCGGCGATTTAATGAACCGTGTAACTGAGGATGTAAGCCGTGTGCGTATGTACCTTGGGCCGGGTATTATGTACTCCATCAATACCGTGGTACTGTTTATTATGGTTATATATGCCATGCTTACGGTTAATGTGCAGCTGGCCATATTTTCGGTGTTACCATTGCCCATCCTTGCCGGGGTTATCTACTACGTAAACAGCATCATTAACCACCGCAGCGAACAGATCCAGGAGCGGCTTTCGGGCTTATCCAGCTTTGTACAGGAAAACTTTTCGGGCATCAGGGTTATCAAATCATACGTACGCGAAGCTTATGTACGTCAAAATTTCGCCAAAGAGAGCGAAGATTATAAAGTGCATTCGATGGCATTGGCTAAGGTGCAGGCTTTGTTTTTTCCAACCATGTTGTTTTTGGTGGGGTTGGCCAATGTGATCACCGTTTATGTGGGTGGGGTAGAGGTTATAAAAGGTAATATCACCGCCGGTAATATTGCCGAGTTTATTGTTTACCTTAATATGCTCTCGTTCCCGGTTATTTCACTGGGCTGGGTAACTTCGCTGGTGCAGCGGGCGGCGGCATCGCAAAAACGCATTAATGAGTTTTTGCATACCGAGCCTGAAATTATCTCGCCCGCGGGCGAAAAACACCAGTTAAGCGGCCATATCCGGTTCGAGCATGTTTCATTCACTTATCCCGATACAGGTATTGAAGCCCTAAAAGATGTTTCCTTTACCGTGGAACCTGGGCAGATGCTGGCTATTATAGGGCGTACAGGTTCGGGCAAATCAACCATTGCCAACCTGGTAATGCGGATGTATGACACCACTGGTGGACAAGTGCTGATAGATTACCGCCCTGTAAATACGCTTCCGCTCGAAAACTACCGCTCGCAGATAGGCTTTGTGCCGCAGGAGGTTTTCCTGTTTTCGGATACCATAGCCAATAACATAGCTTTTAGCGCCGATATGCTGGATATGCCGGTTGTGGAGCAGGCCGCTAAAGATGCAGCGGTGTATAATAATATCATCGAACTGGAACAGGGCTTTACCACCCTGATTGGTGAGCGTGGTGTAACCTTATCGGGTGGGCAAAAGCAGCGTGTATCTATAGCCAGGGCAATATTTAAACATCCTCAGATCTTGATTTTTGATGATTGCCTGTCGGCAGTTGATACCCGTACCGAGGAAGAGATTTTGAGCAATCTTGGCCGCGTGATGCAGGGTAAAACAAGTATTATTATAGCCCACCGCATCTCCACCATAAAAAATGCCGATAAAATATTGGTAATGGATAACGGCCAAATAGTTGAGCAGGGCAATCACGACTACCTGATGCAGCTTAAAGGCACCTATTTTGAGCTTTACGAAAAGCAACTACTGGAAGAGGAACAAGATGCCTGA
- a CDS encoding RES family NAD+ phosphorylase codes for MILYRITREKYAQDLSGRGGLLSAARWHDHVPVIYSSVNSSTAILEVLVHLQPEEIHNDLMIMSIVVPDDVISEELAIAELPAGWNNYPAPAILKQIGNAWLASKSALLLYIPSVIDPLAKNVLINPLHSDATQLKIGELQPFTFDKRLIKR; via the coding sequence ATGATCCTGTACCGAATTACGAGAGAAAAGTACGCGCAAGATCTTTCGGGCAGGGGAGGATTGTTATCGGCTGCGCGGTGGCATGATCATGTTCCGGTTATTTATTCGTCTGTCAATTCATCAACAGCAATTCTTGAAGTTTTGGTGCACCTGCAGCCCGAAGAAATTCATAATGATTTAATGATTATGAGTATTGTTGTGCCCGATGATGTAATCAGTGAAGAACTGGCGATTGCCGAATTACCCGCCGGATGGAACAATTATCCCGCCCCGGCAATTTTAAAACAAATTGGTAATGCCTGGCTGGCTTCAAAAAGCGCATTGCTGCTTTATATTCCAAGTGTGATTGATCCGTTGGCAAAGAATGTGCTGATAAATCCGTTGCATTCCGATGCTACCCAACTAAAGATAGGAGAATTGCAACCTTTTACTTTTGATAAGCGGTTGATAAAAAGATAG
- the parS gene encoding type II RES/Xre toxin-antitoxin system antitoxin, which yields MKSVFHSRKLNIADLAVKKPAEESIIPFFFSGSEVVSGDGDIIDHIRDGLPKQAIDNVLEKTGVSKTQLSNILHISTRQLNRYEKDDRLSPEQSNFLYEFTRIYVRALDILGDAETVTKWLMRPNMALGDKQPIDLLDTGEGLRMVDDLLAQIEYGFYS from the coding sequence ATGAAGTCTGTGTTTCATTCCCGAAAATTGAATATAGCCGATCTTGCTGTTAAGAAGCCGGCTGAAGAAAGTATTATTCCATTCTTCTTTTCGGGAAGTGAAGTCGTTTCCGGAGATGGTGATATAATCGACCATATCCGAGACGGACTCCCCAAACAAGCTATCGATAATGTTTTAGAAAAAACGGGCGTTTCCAAAACTCAACTTTCCAATATCCTCCATATCAGCACCCGTCAGCTTAACCGTTACGAAAAGGACGACAGGCTATCGCCCGAGCAATCAAACTTTCTTTATGAGTTTACCCGTATCTACGTTAGGGCATTGGATATTTTGGGAGATGCGGAAACTGTTACTAAATGGCTGATGCGCCCAAATATGGCCCTCGGAGATAAGCAACCCATTGATTTGCTGGATACAGGCGAGGGTTTAAGAATGGTTGACGACCTGCTTGCGCAAATTGAATACGGCTTTTATTCATGA
- a CDS encoding DUF3226 domain-containing protein, with protein MANQIITVLCEGPHDVAFICRILKSIGYKSNEGVKIGDYPRPFDALLKREATKTDIEQLNLTELRRNLLPSNVLLRGENHVFLYSLGGDGKADTRQRILIELRSLIVEEGEIIADRNNNAVLSLLYFFDSDNHGVMTRLSHINAEIKAALPEEITADLFTKNGDKTNVSKLKLGAFIFTGEDNNTGKLEDILVPLMRLGNERLFEAANVYLSEHHEENRLFPLKLNVGDNGITESRSVRQKEKGKFDDKKSLIGTVGQLQLSGKSNVVCISDSDYLSLDKMLENDKCIKIMQFFELFAGA; from the coding sequence ATGGCAAATCAAATTATTACGGTGCTTTGTGAAGGCCCACATGATGTAGCCTTTATTTGTCGCATTCTGAAATCAATCGGTTATAAGAGTAATGAAGGGGTGAAAATCGGAGATTACCCAAGGCCATTTGACGCGTTGTTAAAGCGAGAAGCAACCAAGACGGATATTGAGCAATTAAATCTTACAGAACTTAGACGCAATTTACTACCGTCAAATGTTTTATTACGAGGCGAGAATCATGTATTCCTATATTCATTAGGTGGTGATGGAAAGGCAGATACAAGGCAAAGAATATTAATTGAGTTAAGAAGTTTGATTGTAGAAGAGGGTGAAATAATTGCAGATAGAAATAACAATGCGGTTTTGTCTTTGCTCTACTTCTTTGATTCCGATAATCACGGAGTTATGACCAGATTATCGCATATTAATGCTGAAATAAAGGCTGCATTACCAGAAGAAATAACCGCCGATTTATTCACAAAGAATGGTGACAAAACTAACGTGTCAAAACTAAAGCTCGGAGCATTTATATTTACAGGAGAAGATAATAACACGGGAAAATTAGAAGATATATTAGTCCCTTTAATGCGTCTCGGCAATGAACGTTTATTTGAAGCGGCGAATGTTTATCTTAGCGAGCATCATGAAGAAAATCGTTTGTTTCCATTGAAATTAAATGTTGGTGACAACGGAATTACTGAAAGTAGAAGCGTAAGGCAAAAGGAAAAAGGGAAATTTGATGATAAGAAATCGTTAATAGGAACTGTAGGGCAGTTGCAGCTATCTGGAAAATCCAATGTAGTTTGTATTAGTGATAGCGATTATTTGTCGCTCGATAAGATGTTAGAAAACGACAAATGCATAAAAATAATGCAGTTTTTTGAATTATTTGCTGGAGCTTAA
- a CDS encoding AAA family ATPase: protein MESKRIIRHIDRLLLDPNNYRFIDRPEYKHVPDSELGDSRVQLRTLNFLLGKNNDNISDLLSSFKTNGFLDIDQIQVKPVGDNYLVLEGNRRTATLKYLYEEFKKGNDVGKLAESDFKSVNLVNIENEDPVQHLVTMGLHHISGKKRWSAVNEAQLIDDLLHIHQRSENDICESLGIKKHALRRSMRSLGLIQQYKQSDYGDQFQSDMYSIFEAVVGNSTMKRWVDWNDNQYAALNERNIDRFFSWISETEDNEWNDEGRERPMKREPIITQYRQVKEVASFIFDEKALTRMEDSRSINEGYIFSDAVGEVKLRDSIDNLKSFTQVAYNFKDLINEVDVDELAKIRTKIDEIIPVAKDLISLNEKRAAIYFAEIGRQFTEININSYRKLHNIKISNIKQVNIFAGGNNKGKTSVLEAIYLLSQLNDITSFLELEKFRGKFLSEFHSKWIEKNFVNEIGIAGTFNGINTNIQIRKETTEENIERTGYLNTLVSDSEVENQYLSSYIHLFSNKEPQLHYSKTNILCTAAFTSPYRYNEVLLHSAHKTAIENKYFDKVIGFINEYLDPDIQKIDLVNDDGENRFRVTSWRHDKAVDLTTYGEGLQRVFEIALLLGYCRDGILCIDEIDSALHKSLLVNFTEFLQRTAAEFNVQVFISTHSKECIDAFVENEYPDNDLTAYSLTEEDGHIVCRFLAGTKLKQLVESINLDIR from the coding sequence ATGGAAAGCAAAAGGATAATAAGACACATAGATCGGCTTTTACTTGATCCTAACAACTATAGGTTTATAGATAGACCGGAGTATAAACATGTTCCAGATAGCGAACTGGGAGATTCTCGCGTGCAATTACGCACCTTGAATTTTCTCCTTGGCAAAAACAATGATAATATAAGTGATTTGCTTAGCAGCTTCAAAACAAATGGTTTTCTTGATATAGACCAAATTCAGGTGAAACCTGTTGGCGATAACTATTTGGTTCTTGAAGGTAATAGAAGAACAGCTACTCTGAAATATCTTTACGAAGAATTTAAGAAAGGAAATGATGTTGGCAAGCTTGCTGAAAGTGACTTCAAGAGTGTTAATCTCGTAAATATAGAAAATGAAGATCCTGTACAACATCTGGTCACGATGGGGCTACATCATATTAGCGGGAAGAAGCGATGGAGCGCCGTAAACGAAGCGCAACTTATCGATGACCTTTTACATATTCATCAACGATCTGAAAATGATATCTGTGAGTCTTTGGGAATTAAGAAACACGCGTTAAGGCGCAGTATGCGTTCGCTTGGCCTGATTCAACAATACAAACAAAGTGATTACGGAGATCAATTTCAATCAGACATGTATTCTATTTTTGAAGCTGTGGTAGGTAACTCCACTATGAAGCGGTGGGTAGATTGGAACGACAATCAGTATGCCGCTTTAAACGAACGTAATATTGATCGTTTTTTTTCATGGATTTCTGAAACCGAAGATAACGAATGGAACGACGAAGGTAGAGAACGACCTATGAAAAGGGAGCCTATCATTACTCAGTACAGGCAGGTTAAAGAAGTTGCATCATTTATTTTTGATGAAAAAGCTTTAACCAGAATGGAGGATAGCCGAAGCATAAACGAGGGCTATATTTTTAGCGATGCTGTGGGGGAAGTTAAATTAAGGGATTCTATCGATAATTTAAAAAGCTTTACCCAGGTTGCTTATAATTTCAAAGATCTTATTAATGAGGTTGATGTTGATGAATTAGCTAAGATACGGACAAAGATTGACGAGATTATCCCCGTCGCGAAAGACCTTATTAGTTTAAATGAAAAAAGGGCTGCAATTTATTTCGCAGAAATTGGTAGGCAGTTTACAGAAATCAATATCAATTCGTATAGAAAGCTTCATAATATTAAAATAAGTAATATTAAGCAGGTAAATATTTTTGCAGGCGGTAATAATAAGGGTAAAACCTCTGTTTTAGAAGCTATTTATTTGCTTTCTCAGCTAAATGATATAACATCCTTTTTAGAATTAGAAAAATTTAGAGGTAAATTTCTGTCAGAATTTCATTCCAAATGGATAGAAAAGAACTTCGTTAACGAAATCGGAATCGCAGGCACTTTCAATGGTATAAATACTAATATCCAAATCCGAAAAGAAACTACCGAGGAAAATATTGAAAGGACAGGTTATTTAAATACACTGGTTTCGGACTCCGAAGTAGAAAATCAGTATTTATCAAGTTATATTCATTTATTTTCAAACAAAGAGCCCCAATTACATTATAGTAAGACTAACATTTTGTGCACTGCAGCTTTTACAAGCCCATATCGTTATAACGAAGTATTGCTGCACTCTGCACACAAGACGGCGATTGAGAATAAATATTTCGATAAGGTTATCGGATTTATAAATGAATATTTAGATCCGGATATTCAGAAAATTGATCTGGTTAATGACGATGGAGAAAATAGATTCAGAGTTACATCCTGGCGACATGATAAAGCTGTCGATCTTACAACTTATGGGGAAGGGTTGCAACGAGTTTTTGAAATCGCTTTGTTATTAGGTTATTGTCGCGATGGGATACTGTGCATTGACGAAATTGATTCAGCCTTGCATAAAAGCTTATTGGTTAACTTTACTGAGTTTTTACAACGGACAGCAGCTGAATTTAATGTTCAAGTTTTCATTTCCACCCACAGTAAAGAATGCATTGACGCTTTTGTTGAAAATGAATATCCGGATAATGATTTGACGGCGTACTCTTTGACCGAAGAAGATGGACATATTGTCTGTCGCTTCCTTGCTGGTACTAAATTAAAGCAATTGGTTGAATCAATTAATCTGGATATTAGATAA
- a CDS encoding Glu/Leu/Phe/Val family dehydrogenase has translation MPEQHLPESIFNELNAFGHKKVVFCSDPDTNLKAIIAIHDTTLGPAFGGVRMWAYRTEGEALDDVLRLAKSMTYKAAIAGLNLGGGYSVIIGDSRQDKTEALLRKYGRFVKNLNGEFIAAEDVGTNPRDMEYIKMETSHVTGAPENIGGSGDPSPITALGVLMGIKACTREMYGSDSLTGKSVIVQGIGHVGENLVRLLRDENVKVYASDINEERVIQISKKYGAQPVSNNSIFDIDADIYAPCAMGGTVNTQTIAKLKCGIIAGSANNQLLDEKVHGQMLVDKGILFAPDYVINAGGIITGYSELMNFNKKRTLQLTENIYEATRNVLKLSKAENISTINAANKIAEKRIEDIRKVKSSY, from the coding sequence ATGCCCGAGCAACATCTACCGGAATCCATATTTAATGAGCTTAATGCCTTTGGGCATAAAAAGGTTGTTTTTTGCTCCGACCCGGATACCAACCTCAAAGCTATCATAGCTATTCATGATACTACCCTTGGCCCTGCCTTTGGCGGCGTGCGCATGTGGGCTTACCGTACCGAAGGTGAAGCTTTAGACGATGTATTGCGTTTGGCCAAAAGCATGACCTACAAGGCAGCCATAGCCGGTTTAAACCTTGGCGGCGGCTACTCGGTAATCATCGGCGATTCGCGCCAGGATAAAACCGAGGCTTTATTACGCAAGTATGGCCGCTTTGTAAAAAACCTGAACGGCGAGTTTATTGCGGCCGAAGACGTGGGCACCAACCCGCGCGACATGGAGTACATTAAAATGGAAACCAGCCATGTTACCGGCGCACCCGAAAATATTGGCGGTAGCGGCGACCCTTCGCCCATTACAGCCCTCGGTGTACTGATGGGCATTAAAGCCTGTACCCGCGAAATGTATGGCAGCGACAGCCTCACCGGTAAATCGGTCATAGTACAGGGCATTGGCCATGTGGGCGAAAACCTGGTGCGTTTACTGCGCGATGAAAACGTGAAAGTTTACGCCAGCGATATTAACGAGGAACGCGTGATCCAGATCTCGAAAAAATATGGTGCCCAGCCGGTATCAAACAATAGCATTTTTGATATCGATGCCGATATTTATGCCCCCTGCGCTATGGGCGGCACCGTGAATACGCAAACCATTGCCAAATTAAAATGCGGCATTATAGCCGGTTCGGCCAATAACCAGTTGCTTGATGAAAAAGTTCACGGGCAAATGCTGGTTGATAAGGGTATCCTGTTTGCGCCCGATTACGTAATTAACGCGGGCGGTATCATCACCGGTTATTCTGAGTTGATGAATTTTAATAAAAAGCGCACTTTACAGCTTACCGAAAACATTTACGAGGCCACGCGCAACGTATTAAAACTTTCGAAAGCCGAAAACATTTCAACCATTAACGCGGCCAATAAAATTGCCGAAAAACGCATTGAAGACATCCGTAAAGTAAAATCATCGTATTAA
- a CDS encoding transcription antitermination protein NusB yields MLNRRHLRVKVLQALYAYHQSDTKDVKLFEKNMLHSIDQVYEMYIWMLSLIGEVVSFSENDAQERANKHLPTADDLNANLKILTNRFILSLNDNKEYIQAKKKYKVDWNFEPELAKTLFISLRNSPEYAEYLAKTGDTLQTDKDIIKFIFKKVILKSSLAEQVFEDMFIFWPVDKDVLQALIAKTFKNFSHDDYKLNQLAEITGNWVEDREFVVNLFQQSVRYDGAYQELIAAKTQNWEPERIAMMDTLLMKMAITEFINFNSIPVKVTINEYLEISKEFSTPKSNSFINGILDKILIELKAENKIKKIGRGLIE; encoded by the coding sequence ATGTTAAACAGAAGGCACCTCCGGGTAAAAGTATTACAGGCACTGTACGCGTATCATCAATCGGATACGAAAGATGTTAAACTTTTCGAAAAAAACATGCTCCACAGCATCGACCAGGTTTATGAAATGTATATCTGGATGCTCTCGCTTATTGGCGAAGTGGTAAGTTTTTCAGAAAACGACGCGCAGGAACGTGCCAACAAACACCTGCCCACCGCCGATGACCTGAATGCTAACCTCAAGATCCTGACCAACAGGTTTATCCTGAGTCTTAACGACAACAAAGAGTACATCCAGGCTAAGAAAAAGTACAAAGTGGATTGGAATTTTGAGCCCGAACTGGCCAAAACTCTTTTCATCAGTCTCCGCAACTCGCCCGAGTATGCCGAATACCTGGCTAAAACCGGCGATACCCTGCAAACCGACAAGGATATCATCAAATTCATTTTCAAAAAAGTGATCCTGAAATCATCACTGGCCGAACAGGTTTTTGAGGATATGTTTATTTTTTGGCCGGTTGATAAGGATGTTTTACAGGCACTCATCGCCAAAACATTCAAAAACTTCTCGCACGATGACTACAAGCTTAACCAGCTGGCCGAAATTACCGGTAACTGGGTTGAAGACCGCGAGTTTGTAGTAAACCTGTTTCAGCAAAGCGTAAGGTATGATGGCGCATACCAGGAACTCATCGCCGCCAAAACCCAAAATTGGGAGCCCGAGCGTATTGCCATGATGGATACCCTGCTGATGAAAATGGCTATTACCGAGTTTATTAACTTTAACTCGATACCGGTTAAGGTTACGATAAACGAATACCTCGAGATTTCGAAAGAGTTTAGCACACCTAAAAGTAATTCATTTATAAACGGTATATTGGACAAGATTTTGATTGAGCTGAAAGCCGAAAACAAGATCAAAAAAATTGGCCGTGGCCTTATAGAATAA